The window AAAAATTGGACAGAAACTTACACCCTTACGACCGATAACTTCCTCAGGAGTCGCCTGGATGCACATAAACTTGAAACCGTTAAGGGTGATGCCGTTCGCTGGAAGAGGACGTATGAGCAAAGACACCTGCGGCAATGGAAAAGAGGATAAAGAGCTTACCTCGGACACTGTCGGGTTGCTGAAAAAATGTCTGAGTAACGGCGTTCTGTTCTTGCTGGGAGAGCTATAGAAGTACAAATCAAGTCGATCCAGTCAGCGTCATGCCCAACATGTCTGCGAATCTACATGGTAATAATGCAATAGTGAGTGAAGCACTCACGTTATAGCCAGAGCTAGCGGCCCAAACACCGCCCTGTTTGCCGAGGATGGCGGCTTTCTTGACCTTTCCGGTGGCCACGAGATGGTCG is drawn from Cryptococcus gattii WM276 chromosome A, complete sequence and contains these coding sequences:
- a CDS encoding Actin monomer binding protein, putative (Similar to TIGR gene model, INSD accession AAW41071.1), with translation MSWQAYVDDHLVATGKVKKAAILGKQGGVWAASSGYNLSQQEQNAVTQTFFQQPDSVRANGITLNGFKFMCIQATPEEVIGRKGERGVFVIPTNQAILVAEYDAPTSAGEANVVVAKLADWLKSASY